Below is a genomic region from Methanosphaera sp. WGK6.
TATAACCAGTAGTTGTATTTCCCGTATTATTATTTGAAGTTTCACTTTTTTGAGTATCATATGTTCTATAGGACTCATTCTCTTCCTGTTGTCCTCTAGCCACCTCTTTTTCATGAAGTTTCCGATATTTATACTCATTTACAATATAATCAGCCATTGTAACTTCATCTTTAACATGATCTTCAGCATCATTAGATACATCCTTTTCCTCATCAACACGGGAATTATCATCAATACTTCTTGGAATATTATACTGAGAAGGTTCATCAACACCACCCATATAATAAGAGTCATCCTCAACAGTACTTTGAGAACCACCAATATTTTCAATAAACTCATCATCATAGGGATTATTACCATTATCATTATCATAAATAGTTCTAGGCTCACTATAATAATCAGAATCCTGATCATAAAAACTCTTCACAGAAGAAGCTAACTGATTACCACATATAAGACAAAAATTTGCAGAATCCTCATTAGCAAAACCACAATTCAAACACTTCTTCACCAAAAAAATACACCTCACAATAAAATAATTAAAATAATATTTAATAATATCTATATAACCATCAAATATATAAAACTAGATACTTAAAAATAAAAAAATAAATTAAAGATTAGTACGAACATCACACACCAAAGAAGATAATTCAATACCAACATTCACGCCACACCATTTAACCCTTAAAAACCAAGCCATATCACAACCCAAATTACACACAGCCTGCAAACCACCCAAATCCCCATGAACACCAGCAACAGTAAGACCATGAATAACATTCCAATAAGTAGAAGAAATAATAGGCATCGCTTCTATTATTATTTGTAGATATTGTAAATTAGATTAGTAATTTTTGAAGTATTTTTTGTAGGAATATTGATAAATTTTCTTCATTTCTATCATTTCCTGGAATTAACGGAAATGCCCCTACTGAAGGTATTATTAAATCTGATACTTTATATATTTTAAATCCATCTCCTGGATATAATACATAGGCCCCTTCACTTTCTAGTATTGCGTCTTTATATGTGTGCATTTTATATACATCATCTTTTTTGAAGAGATTATATTTATTTCCATTTTTTTCACCTATAGGTGTGTAGTATTCATTTATTTCTTGTTCTGACCTATATTTTGCATCAAAGTGTATGAAGTATTCTTTGTCTTTGTATTTTATTCTTAGTGTGTAGTCTGGCTTGAATGTTAGTGAGTATGATTTGTAATAGGTTTTATTTGAAAAGGATAGGTTATAATAGGTTGTTATTTCTATTAGTTTTCTATTGAATTCTATTTTAAAGATGTTTTTTGAGGTTATACCTCGTTTTATGTTGATTGACCATTTATTTTCATTGATTTTGAATATATTTTCAAAGTTGATTTTGTTTATACTTAAATCATTTAGTACTTGTAGTAATTTAAGATAACACCAGTATTCATATAATTCACTCATTTTCTTTTCAAAGCCTTTGAATTTATCAGATAATTCATTCCAACTTATTCTGAAAGAAAATTCAAACATTAGAAAATATTCAAGAATATCTCGATAGCCTTCTCTTTTTTGTAATACTTGCGAATTATATGGTATGTATTCCATGTTAGATATGTTTTTAAATAAGTTATTTGATAAATAATAGTCTACTTCTTCTTGGAATAATACTAGTTTATCTTGAACATAACCTCTTGGACAAGTAGTTATCATTTCATGGATCATGTTTGATATGTTTTCAAGGAAGTATTTGAAAAATCTGTTTTCAGGATTATCAACTGAATCTATATATCTTATATTTTCAATTGTTAGAGGCATATATCCATTTAATTTATTTGCTATTGTGAAAGTTTTTTGTGTTTTTTGTAAGTTATCCATGTTCGTGAATATGTTATTTAGTTGAGTGACTTCTATATGTGATGACATTCCAATTGGTACTTGTTCAGATGATGTAGTTAGTTGAGAATATGGATTTCTAATTAAATATTCATATATTGATGGTAAATTTTCTTCTTGGAATAAAAATTCAAGTAACATAAAATCTTCATAAAATGTATTTTTAGTGGAAGAAGCTAGTTCAAACTCCTGATATAATGGAGAATTTACTTCAAAAATTAAACCAGATGATAATTTTGATAAGTCAGCAATCATTGCAGGATATTGATTAAAGTAATCTATTTTCTTAGATCTTATTTCAATAGGAATAAGTATGGAATTTATATTATTTTTTTGAATATCTATGAATGATTTTCCAACATAGCTTTTAAAGTTAAGTGTTCCAGCAAATTTATATGTACTTTCATCACTTAAATTAAATGAGAATTCATTGAAAAAGTTGGGGTTTTGTTTATTTAATGAATAAAGAATATTATATGTTGCATTTATATCCTTTGATTCAAATAATAATTGATATTGTGTATTTTCTAGAAACATTAGATTAGCAAAGTATTTTTCCATATTACTACAGTATTGTATTGGTGTTTTAGTATCAGGATATTCAACAATATTAATATTAAATAATTCTAGATTATCTATTACATTATAATTATCAATATAATCAGTATAACAATCAGCACGAATAGATAATTTACCCAGTTTATTTCCAAAATCATCAACTAAATGAATTATAATTTTTTGTTCAAACATGAAAATCAATTGATAAATGAAACATATCTTTGTTCAGACAATACATTAGACATTTCTTTAATTTTAAGTGCAGATGTATAATACTTATAATCATTCTTACTTAACCCCGTATTTTTAATAGACACATTAAATGACTCATTAAATAAACAGAACTTATATAATTTATTTAATGTTTCTGAGAGAGATTTTTCAGAACCATGAAGTTTTGGAAGTATTTTTTGTTTAATTTGAGCATCAAAATATCTCATCCAATTACTACCCCAATTATTTGGAGAACCCTCATACATCCATGATACTACCATAAATCTCAAAATTTCATTTATAACTCTAAAACCGAAGTCAAAACCAGATAGTTTAAGTATTTCTTGTAATTTATTTAATTCATCAGACAATACATCCCATAAACTAGAATTTTCTACCATAACATCACATAACATGTCATGTAATACATGAATATCGGCTCTTCTTACTTCTATACCTTGAAGAGGATCTAAAAGAAAAGATATATTACCCATTACTTGTTTGTATTTAAAATCATTATTCATATAATCAGATACACTCATTGAATCAAATTCAATAGTATTTGCCCTATCTAATACTTTTGGTGAAAACATATATGTTGTTTCATCCACATTAACTGTACCAATTATAAATAGATTCTCAGGAAGTTTTAATTCATAATTATCATCACAATCATTACCAGAATATAAGGGAATAGCTTCATTACTCTCAATAGCAGATAAAAAATCAGCAAAATATCTTTCAACATGAGATAAATTCATTTCATCAAGAATTAAAAAATAAGGATTAACTAAATCTTTCTGAGCATTCTTAATAAGAGCATAAGCAGGTGTTTCATTATATTCCTCAGTTATAACATTATAAAAACCTAAAACATTCCTATTTTCAGTCCAATTAGAACCTACAGGAATAACCTTATACTGTTTAGAATTATTATTGGATTTACTTCTAGAATTAAATGAATCAACAATAAGTTCAATATCTACTTTCTGATTAGGATCTTCATCCCTAAGTTTACTAAGCCTATCATAAATTTCATCAGACTTAAAAAATAATCGTGTATTCATATTGATTTTACCAATACCTTCTATACCATCAACAATAATGGGTAACTCTTTTTGATAAACATCAATTGGTATGAACTTCTTAACATCCTCATTATTTAAAGACCAACCACCACTAGTAGCAGATTTACCTACTTTATTTGATGTTTTAACTCTATTAACTATTACGTCTATATCATGATGTGAAACATAATTTGCAAAAAGTTGAGCTAGTTTTGTTTTTCCAGTCCCTGAATTTCCAGTTAATATTACAAATGGTTTAACTTTTAATGATAACAAATAATTTTCAATTAATTCTTGATTAAAGAAATATCCTTTACTTTGTAGATATTGTTGAAAACTTATTTTATCTGATTTTTCTTGTGAAATAAAAAAATCCCCCTTGAAGTTTTAAAACTAAAAAATAACTGTTTTTCTATTTAATATTTTACTCCTCTAAAAAACATGAGATTCATATGTTTTATTCATAAAAAGAGTTTGTGATGCACGTACAATTGTATCTTCAGAATATTTATTGAAATCATATGTCTGTAAATTCATATTAAATTTTGTACGAATGTTTAAATAAAAATCTTTTCGTTCATTTTGATTTAATTTTAAAAAAGTCTTTTCAATATCTCTTAAATAATCAATAAGAGTTTCATAATCTTTTTTAATAACATAGTATGTTAAAATCAATTCTTTATTGATATCAGAAATATATGCTTTTTTAACATGATAATTACTCATTAAATAAAAAAATACAGCACCTCCCCCTATAAATGGCTCGAAATAATTTTTGATTTCACCACTTTTCAATATTTCTTCGGGAAGACATGATTCAATAATATCTATTAATTGACGTTTACCTCCAACCCATTTCATAAAAGGTTTTGCGGCAATAATTTTTTTATTAAATAGATCTACTTGCATGATATAAATTATCTTTCTTATACTATATTTTTTTTATCATAACATTGAAAACTACTTAAAATAAAGGGTGTTTTTATGAATAAAACATGTTTCAATGGTTTATTTAGATTGAATCGTAAAGGTGAATTTAATGTTCCTTATGGTAAATATAAGAATCCTACAATTTGTGATGAGGAGAATATTACTAATGTACATGAGATTCTAAAAGATGTGACTATTGAAAATAAAACATATACCTACTCAGAAAAGTTTATTGATGAGAATTCATTTGTTTATTTAGATCCCCCTTACAGACCTCTTAGTAAAACATCCAATTTTACTAGTTATTCTGAAAATAACTTTAATGATGATAATCAAAAAGAATTAGCACAATATTTTAGTAATATTACTAGAAAAGGTGCTTGGGCTATGTTAAGTAACAGTGATCCTCATAATACTAATCCTGATGATAACTTTTTTGATGATTTATATTCTAAATATACTATAAAACGTGTGAAAGCTAAAAGAAGTATTAATTCAAAGGGTAATTCAAGAGGAGAAATTA
It encodes:
- a CDS encoding DNA adenine methylase, producing MQVDLFNKKIIAAKPFMKWVGGKRQLIDIIESCLPEEILKSGEIKNYFEPFIGGGAVFFYLMSNYHVKKAYISDINKELILTYYVIKKDYETLIDYLRDIEKTFLKLNQNERKDFYLNIRTKFNMNLQTYDFNKYSEDTIVRASQTLFMNKTYESHVF
- a CDS encoding Dam family site-specific DNA-(adenine-N6)-methyltransferase: MNKTCFNGLFRLNRKGEFNVPYGKYKNPTICDEENITNVHEILKDVTIENKTYTYSEKFIDENSFVYLDPPYRPLSKTSNFTSYSENNFNDDNQKELAQYFSNITRKGAWAMLSNSDPHNTNPDDNFFDDLYSKYTIKRVKAKRSINSKGNSRGEINEILVTNY
- a CDS encoding DUF2357 domain-containing protein, which translates into the protein MFEQKIIIHLVDDFGNKLGKLSIRADCYTDYIDNYNVIDNLELFNINIVEYPDTKTPIQYCSNMEKYFANLMFLENTQYQLLFESKDINATYNILYSLNKQNPNFFNEFSFNLSDESTYKFAGTLNFKSYVGKSFIDIQKNNINSILIPIEIRSKKIDYFNQYPAMIADLSKLSSGLIFEVNSPLYQEFELASSTKNTFYEDFMLLEFLFQEENLPSIYEYLIRNPYSQLTTSSEQVPIGMSSHIEVTQLNNIFTNMDNLQKTQKTFTIANKLNGYMPLTIENIRYIDSVDNPENRFFKYFLENISNMIHEMITTCPRGYVQDKLVLFQEEVDYYLSNNLFKNISNMEYIPYNSQVLQKREGYRDILEYFLMFEFSFRISWNELSDKFKGFEKKMSELYEYWCYLKLLQVLNDLSINKINFENIFKINENKWSINIKRGITSKNIFKIEFNRKLIEITTYYNLSFSNKTYYKSYSLTFKPDYTLRIKYKDKEYFIHFDAKYRSEQEINEYYTPIGEKNGNKYNLFKKDDVYKMHTYKDAILESEGAYVLYPGDGFKIYKVSDLIIPSVGAFPLIPGNDRNEENLSIFLQKILQKLLI
- a CDS encoding TM2 domain-containing protein; translated protein: MKKCLNCGFANEDSANFCLICGNQLASSVKSFYDQDSDYYSEPRTIYDNDNGNNPYDDEFIENIGGSQSTVEDDSYYMGGVDEPSQYNIPRSIDDNSRVDEEKDVSNDAEDHVKDEVTMADYIVNEYKYRKLHEKEVARGQQEENESYRTYDTQKSETSNNNTGNTTTGYSNPEYNNSEYNNENTYNNTYPGVNSGKSKFLTFLCSFFFIGGGYIYLGEYMSFILFFAIAVLFTGISGGVLSIIVWLYCLYDCMLKVDLYNNGEDTSDLFYGIKNLISNF